In Niallia sp. FSL W8-0635, one genomic interval encodes:
- a CDS encoding stage V sporulation protein AE: protein MENRRKVILITDGDEYAKRAVEIVAKEVGGRCISTSFGNPSHHSGKEILHLIKQAKNDPVLVMFDDSGFVGEGTGEKALKYIATHPDLEVLGVIAVASRTRREEWTKVDVSIDQDGELTPYGVDKYGIPEIELGRVNGDTVYVLDELNLPLVVGIGDIGKMGKKDSYEKGAPITRKAVEYILERSGFHEQQD from the coding sequence ATGGAAAATAGGAGAAAAGTAATCCTTATAACTGATGGTGATGAGTATGCCAAGAGAGCCGTTGAGATTGTAGCAAAGGAAGTAGGTGGAAGATGTATATCCACTTCATTTGGCAACCCTAGCCATCATAGTGGCAAGGAGATTTTGCATCTCATTAAGCAAGCTAAAAATGATCCTGTTTTAGTTATGTTTGATGATAGTGGGTTTGTTGGAGAAGGTACTGGTGAAAAAGCTTTGAAATACATAGCAACGCATCCTGATTTAGAAGTGTTGGGCGTGATTGCAGTGGCAAGCAGAACAAGAAGAGAGGAATGGACGAAAGTGGATGTTTCCATTGACCAGGATGGAGAATTAACCCCTTATGGTGTCGACAAATATGGAATTCCAGAAATTGAATTAGGGAGAGTGAATGGAGATACCGTATATGTTTTGGATGAATTAAATTTACCTCTCGTTGTTGGTATCGGTGACATTGGAAAAATGGGAAAAAAAGACTCTTATGAAAAAGGGGCACCAATTACGAGAAAAGCAGTGGAATATATTTTAGAAAGAAGTGGTTTTCATGAGCAGCAAGACTGA
- a CDS encoding stage V sporulation protein AB, with amino-acid sequence MIISILFVIFVGLAWGITVGAGYVAFLTVFGIIPRLTQLTKTFSKIYAYEWAAVLGAVMGTLAFLQEPTFSLPAFLLILMGLADGIYVGMIAAALTEVLDVFPLLAKRIGIDDRLLVLMMALVFGKIFGSLFHWIYFIP; translated from the coding sequence ATGATCATTAGTATCCTATTTGTCATCTTTGTAGGCTTGGCTTGGGGAATTACAGTTGGTGCTGGATATGTTGCTTTTTTAACGGTTTTTGGCATTATTCCTAGGCTAACACAGTTGACGAAAACTTTCAGTAAAATATATGCATATGAATGGGCTGCTGTATTGGGAGCTGTAATGGGAACCCTTGCTTTTTTACAAGAACCTACTTTTTCTTTACCAGCTTTTCTACTTATTCTAATGGGATTGGCAGATGGAATTTATGTGGGAATGATTGCCGCAGCATTAACAGAGGTGCTAGATGTATTCCCTCTTTTAGCTAAAAGAATTGGAATAGACGATCGACTATTAGTTTTAATGATGGCTCTTGTTTTTGGTAAAATCTTTGGCTCCTTGTTTCATTGGATTTATTTTATTCCATAA
- a CDS encoding stage V sporulation protein AA → MAETIYIRMRHRIQKKSDERIFLKDLAQIIATEQLLSSLKNLCLYHITEQDKNIIIIDSTQVIREIKKQYKDLEIQLIGPAQTIIEVVFAKKKVTLPFFILVWLLLFIGSGLTIMNFHEDVSMQTVHQRIFKMITGKEIEKPLIFQIPYSIGLGLGMVIFFNHVFKKRLNEEPSPLEVEVFNYQQSLDQYMIMHENKESIKKLDDH, encoded by the coding sequence TTGGCAGAGACTATATATATTCGTATGAGACATCGAATTCAAAAAAAGTCCGATGAACGGATTTTCCTGAAGGATTTAGCGCAAATTATTGCAACAGAACAATTACTGTCGTCGCTTAAAAATCTATGTCTTTACCATATTACAGAGCAGGACAAGAATATCATCATTATTGATAGTACGCAGGTTATTCGGGAGATAAAAAAACAATATAAAGATCTGGAAATACAACTGATTGGACCAGCGCAAACAATCATAGAAGTTGTTTTTGCAAAGAAGAAAGTAACGCTTCCTTTTTTTATTTTAGTATGGCTATTGCTTTTTATTGGATCTGGTTTAACCATTATGAATTTCCATGAAGATGTAAGTATGCAGACTGTTCATCAGCGCATTTTTAAGATGATTACTGGTAAGGAAATAGAAAAACCATTAATTTTTCAGATTCCATATTCTATTGGATTAGGACTTGGAATGGTCATATTTTTTAACCATGTGTTTAAAAAGCGGCTTAATGAAGAACCAAGCCCATTGGAGGTAGAAGTGTTTAATTATCAGCAGTCCTTAGATCAATACATGATTATGCATGAAAATAAAGAAAGTATAAAAAAATTGGATGATCATTAG
- the sigF gene encoding RNA polymerase sporulation sigma factor SigF, whose amino-acid sequence MDVEVKKDKKETYLKDHEVKDLIKRSQDGDHSARDTIVQKNMRLVWSVVQRFLNRGYDPDDLFQIGCIGLLKSVDKFDLSYDVKFSTYAVPMIIGEIQRFIRDDGTVKVSRSLKELSNKIRKAKDELSKQYGRTPTVGELSEYLDIPPEDIVLAQEAARTPSSIHETVYENDGDPITLLDQIDDGNEGKWFDKIALQEAIRELDERERLIVYLRYYKDQTQSEVATRLGISQVQVSRLEKKILLQMKEQMDL is encoded by the coding sequence ATGGATGTGGAGGTAAAGAAAGATAAGAAGGAAACGTATCTAAAAGACCATGAAGTCAAAGACTTAATAAAACGAAGCCAAGATGGAGATCATTCAGCAAGAGATACAATCGTTCAGAAAAATATGCGTCTTGTTTGGTCAGTCGTGCAAAGATTTTTAAATAGAGGCTATGATCCAGATGATTTATTTCAAATTGGATGTATTGGTCTATTAAAATCCGTTGATAAATTTGATTTAAGCTATGATGTAAAATTTTCTACCTATGCTGTTCCCATGATTATTGGAGAAATTCAACGATTTATTCGTGATGATGGAACGGTAAAGGTTAGCAGATCGTTAAAAGAATTAAGCAACAAAATTCGTAAGGCGAAGGACGAACTATCTAAGCAATATGGCAGAACACCAACAGTCGGGGAACTTTCCGAGTATTTAGATATACCTCCAGAAGATATCGTTCTCGCGCAAGAGGCAGCTAGAACGCCATCCTCCATTCATGAAACGGTTTATGAAAATGATGGGGATCCCATTACTTTATTGGATCAAATCGATGATGGCAATGAAGGGAAATGGTTTGATAAGATAGCTCTCCAGGAAGCAATCCGTGAATTGGATGAAAGAGAACGTCTGATTGTTTATTTAAGATATTATAAAGATCAGACCCAGTCAGAAGTAGCTACAAGACTAGGTATTTCCCAAGTTCAGGTTTCCAGGCTGGAGAAAAAAATATTATTGCAAATGAAAGAACAGATGGATCTTTAA
- the spoIIAB gene encoding anti-sigma F factor, producing MRNEMHIQFSALSQNESFARVTVAAFIAQLDPTMDELTEIKTVVSEAVTNCIIHGYENDPSGIVYISVILEDSYIDLTIRDEGKGIFDVEEARQPLFTTKPELERSGMGFTIMENFMDDIEIQSSPDSGTEIRLRKHLMNSKMLSN from the coding sequence ATGAGAAATGAAATGCATATTCAATTTAGTGCTCTTAGCCAGAATGAATCTTTTGCACGTGTGACAGTAGCAGCTTTTATAGCTCAGCTTGATCCAACAATGGATGAATTAACAGAAATTAAAACAGTTGTATCAGAAGCAGTAACAAACTGTATTATTCATGGCTATGAAAATGATCCAAGTGGAATTGTTTATATTTCTGTTATATTAGAAGATTCATACATTGATTTAACCATCAGAGATGAAGGGAAAGGAATTTTCGATGTAGAGGAAGCAAGACAACCATTATTTACGACAAAGCCAGAGCTTGAACGATCTGGTATGGGATTCACCATCATGGAAAACTTTATGGATGATATCGAAATTCAGTCAAGTCCAGATAGCGGAACAGAGATTCGTCTGCGTAAGCATTTAATGAATAGCAAAATGCTGAGCAATTAA
- the spoIIAA gene encoding anti-sigma F factor antagonist: MSLNIELEVKNNVLCIRLSGELDHHYAEELRTKATTAIESYNIRHIVLNLEQLSFMDSSGLGVILGRYKQIKQLGGEMVICAISPSVQRLFDMSGMFKIMKLETNEEFALQRLGVA, translated from the coding sequence GTGAGTCTTAATATTGAGTTGGAAGTAAAAAATAATGTACTTTGTATACGTCTATCTGGGGAATTGGATCATCACTATGCAGAAGAATTGCGTACAAAAGCAACTACTGCCATAGAGAGCTATAATATTCGTCACATTGTATTAAATCTTGAACAATTATCCTTCATGGACAGTTCTGGCTTAGGTGTCATCTTGGGTAGATATAAACAAATAAAGCAGCTTGGAGGAGAAATGGTGATTTGTGCTATTTCCCCTAGTGTGCAGCGCTTGTTTGATATGTCGGGCATGTTTAAAATTATGAAGCTAGAAACAAATGAGGAATTTGCCCTACAACGATTGGGGGTAGCTTAA